Sequence from the Candidatus Thermoplasmatota archaeon genome:
AGTCGGAGAAGGAGATATCACTCGAAGTCGAACTTCCCAATGTGCCCGAGGAGAACATGCGGGTCAATGTCGACAGGAACAAAGTCGAAGTGTTCGGATGCACGGATGAGGCCCAATGCAGGCCATACTACCTAGGCGTGGAATCCAGGGAGATCTTGGACCCCGACTCGTTGAAGATGAGGCTCATAGGATACTCTCTCGAGATCAAGGTGCAGAAATCTCAGAAGAAGCGAGTCATGGTGAAGTAGAGCGTCGATTCTGCGTTGATTGAGAATCGTCTCGGTTCATGCAT
This genomic interval carries:
- a CDS encoding Hsp20/alpha crystallin family protein, which encodes MADAVRRSRRLKDLVEDSRCWAASDLIRNLDEEMERVEQGFIHMIWGIDDKPVTRMLRPLPIAPKFRTSESEKEISLEVELPNVPEENMRVNVDRNKVEVFGCTDEAQCRPYYLGVESREILDPDSLKMRLIGYSLEIKVQKSQKKRVMVK